Proteins from a genomic interval of Deinococcus roseus:
- a CDS encoding glycoside hydrolase family 3 N-terminal domain-containing protein, translated as MPAHQENLFVQNLLAQMSLTEKIGQMTQPEKNSVKPGDIARYSLGSVLSGGGGNPTENNPQNWRDMVLGFIEQAKHSRLKIPLIYGVDAVHGHNNLQGATLFPHNNALGATRDFDLVRRIGRAT; from the coding sequence AACCTTTTCGTCCAGAACCTGCTTGCCCAGATGAGCCTCACTGAAAAAATCGGGCAGATGACCCAGCCCGAAAAGAACAGCGTCAAACCCGGAGACATCGCCCGATACAGTCTCGGATCCGTCCTCAGTGGTGGCGGCGGAAACCCTACCGAAAACAACCCCCAAAACTGGCGGGACATGGTCCTCGGTTTTATTGAACAAGCAAAACACTCCCGACTCAAAATCCCCCTCATCTACGGCGTCGACGCCGTCCACGGCCACAACAACCTCCAGGGCGCCACCCTCTTCCCCCACAACAACGCCCTGGGAGCCACCAGGGACTTTGATCTCGTGCGCAGAATTGGACGCGCCACCG